A single region of the Streptomyces virginiae genome encodes:
- a CDS encoding HpcH/HpaI aldolase/citrate lyase family protein, translated as MTTPVHPVNRLRPRRSCLAVPGSNPRFLEKAQGLPADQVFLDLEDACAPLAKEGARHTIVDALNNGDWTGKTRVVRVNDWTTHWTYRDVVTVVEGAGQNLDCIMLPKVQDAQQVVALDLLLTQIEKTMGFEVGKIGIEAQIENAKGLVNVDEIAAASPRLETIIFGPADFMASINMKSLVVGMQPPGYPADAYHYILMRILMAARMHNLQAIDGPFLQIRDVDAYREVAGRAAALGFDGKWVLHPGQVDAANEVFSPSQEDYDHAELILDAYDWCTSEAGGKKGSAMLGDEMIDEASRKMALVIAGKGRAAGMERTTKFEIPEA; from the coding sequence CTGCCTCGCGGTACCCGGCTCGAACCCGCGGTTCCTGGAGAAGGCCCAGGGCCTGCCGGCCGACCAGGTCTTCCTGGACCTGGAGGACGCCTGCGCGCCGCTCGCCAAGGAAGGCGCCCGCCACACGATCGTGGACGCGCTGAACAACGGCGACTGGACCGGCAAGACCCGCGTCGTGCGCGTCAACGACTGGACCACGCACTGGACCTACCGTGACGTCGTCACCGTGGTCGAGGGCGCCGGCCAGAACCTCGACTGCATCATGCTGCCGAAGGTCCAGGACGCCCAGCAGGTCGTGGCGCTGGACCTGCTGCTGACCCAGATCGAGAAGACCATGGGCTTCGAGGTCGGCAAGATCGGCATCGAGGCGCAGATCGAGAACGCCAAGGGCCTGGTGAACGTCGACGAGATCGCCGCCGCCTCGCCGCGCCTGGAGACCATCATCTTCGGCCCGGCCGACTTCATGGCCTCGATCAACATGAAGTCCCTGGTCGTGGGCATGCAGCCGCCCGGCTACCCGGCGGACGCCTACCACTACATCCTGATGCGGATCCTGATGGCGGCCCGCATGCACAACCTGCAGGCGATCGACGGCCCCTTCCTCCAGATCCGCGACGTGGACGCCTACCGCGAGGTGGCCGGCCGGGCCGCCGCTCTGGGCTTCGACGGCAAGTGGGTGCTGCACCCCGGTCAGGTCGACGCGGCCAACGAGGTCTTCTCCCCCTCGCAGGAGGACTACGACCACGCCGAGCTGATCCTCGACGCGTACGACTGGTGCACCTCGGAGGCCGGCGGCAAGAAGGGCTCCGCGATGCTCGGCGACGAGATGATCGACGAGGCCAGCCGCAAGATGGCCCTGGTCATCGCCGGCAAGGGCCGGGCCGCCGGCATGGAGCGCACCACCAAGTTCGAGATCCCGGAGGCCTGA
- a CDS encoding phosphatidylserine decarboxylase — protein MPHSQTSAPRDSLLGVRLARGASPWLLPTVATAALSLTRARKSGRWAAAAVPATALAAGMLWFFRDPEREIAQGRVISPADGVVQSIMPWKDGRTRVAIFMSPLNVHVNRAPLAGTVTSVEHIPGGFVPAFNKESENNERVVWHFDTELGDIEMVQIAGAVARRIVPYLPAGTKVEQGERIGLIRFGSRVDIYLPEGVEVAVEVGQATTAGVTRIDRD, from the coding sequence ATGCCCCACAGCCAAACCTCTGCACCTCGCGACAGCCTCCTTGGCGTACGCCTCGCGCGCGGAGCATCGCCGTGGCTTCTGCCGACCGTCGCCACCGCGGCGCTCAGCCTCACCCGGGCCCGCAAGTCCGGACGCTGGGCCGCGGCGGCCGTGCCCGCAACCGCGCTCGCCGCGGGCATGCTGTGGTTCTTCCGCGACCCCGAGCGTGAGATCGCTCAGGGCCGTGTCATCTCGCCCGCCGACGGTGTGGTGCAGAGCATCATGCCGTGGAAGGACGGACGGACCCGGGTCGCGATCTTCATGAGCCCGCTGAACGTCCACGTCAACCGTGCGCCCCTCGCGGGCACGGTGACGTCCGTGGAGCACATCCCCGGCGGATTCGTCCCGGCGTTCAACAAGGAGAGCGAGAACAACGAGCGCGTTGTCTGGCACTTCGACACCGAACTCGGTGACATCGAGATGGTGCAGATCGCCGGCGCCGTCGCCCGTCGCATCGTCCCGTACCTGCCGGCCGGAACCAAGGTGGAGCAGGGCGAACGCATCGGTCTGATCCGCTTCGGCTCCCGCGTCGACATCTACCTCCCCGAGGGCGTCGAGGTCGCGGTCGAGGTCGGTCAGGCCACCACCGCGGGGGTGACACGAATTGACCGTGACTGA
- a CDS encoding acyl-CoA dehydrogenase family protein: MARLAQTAGLTDVQREILKTVREFVDKEIIPVATELEHRDEYPQQIVDGLKELGLFGLMIPEEYGGLGESLLTYALCVEEIARGWMSVSGIINTHFIVAYMLKQHGTQEQKDHFLPRMALGEVRGAFSMSEPALGSDVSAISSKAVKDGDEYVLNGQKMWLTNGGSSTLVAVLVRSDEGHPEGTAPHKSMTTFLVEKEPGFGEVRPGLTIPGKIDKMGYKGVDTTELIMDGLRIPANRVLGGQTGRGFYQMMDGVEVGRVNVAARGCGVAQRAFELGVSYAQQRHTFGKAIAEHQAIQFKLAEMATKVEAAHAMMVNAARKKDSGERNDLEAGMAKYLASEYCKEVVEDAFRIHGGYGFSKEYEIERLYREAPMLLIGEGTAEIQKMIIGRRLLEEYRLQG; encoded by the coding sequence ATGGCCCGACTCGCCCAGACCGCCGGGCTGACCGACGTCCAGCGGGAGATCCTCAAGACCGTCCGGGAGTTCGTCGACAAGGAGATCATCCCGGTCGCGACCGAGCTCGAACACCGCGACGAGTACCCGCAGCAGATCGTCGACGGCCTCAAGGAACTCGGCCTCTTCGGCCTGATGATCCCGGAGGAGTACGGCGGCCTGGGTGAGTCGCTCCTCACCTACGCCCTGTGCGTCGAGGAGATCGCCCGTGGCTGGATGTCCGTCTCGGGCATCATCAACACCCACTTCATCGTGGCGTACATGCTCAAGCAGCACGGCACGCAGGAGCAGAAGGACCACTTCCTCCCCCGCATGGCCCTGGGCGAGGTGCGCGGCGCGTTCTCGATGTCCGAGCCGGCGCTCGGCTCCGATGTGTCGGCCATCTCCTCCAAGGCGGTGAAGGACGGCGACGAGTACGTCCTGAACGGCCAGAAGATGTGGCTGACGAACGGTGGCAGCTCCACCCTGGTCGCCGTTCTCGTCCGAAGTGACGAAGGACACCCCGAGGGCACGGCGCCCCACAAGTCGATGACGACCTTCCTCGTCGAGAAGGAGCCCGGCTTCGGTGAGGTCCGTCCCGGCCTGACCATCCCCGGCAAGATCGACAAGATGGGCTACAAGGGCGTCGACACGACCGAGCTCATCATGGACGGACTGCGCATTCCGGCCAATCGGGTACTCGGCGGGCAGACGGGCCGAGGGTTTTACCAAATGATGGACGGGGTCGAGGTCGGCCGCGTCAACGTGGCGGCGCGTGGCTGTGGCGTCGCTCAGCGTGCTTTCGAGCTGGGTGTCTCTTATGCCCAGCAACGTCACACTTTCGGCAAGGCGATCGCCGAGCACCAGGCGATTCAGTTCAAGCTGGCCGAGATGGCTACCAAGGTCGAAGCCGCCCATGCGATGATGGTGAATGCAGCACGCAAAAAGGACTCCGGGGAACGAAACGACCTCGAAGCAGGGATGGCGAAGTACCTCGCCTCCGAGTACTGCAAGGAGGTCGTCGAGGACGCCTTCCGTATCCACGGTGGATACGGGTTCTCGAAGGAGTACGAGATCGAGCGTCTCTACCGGGAGGCCCCGATGCTGCTGATCGGCGAAGGTACCGCCGAGATCCAGAAAATGATCATCGGGCGACGCCTGCTCGAGGAGTACCGGCTTCAGGGCTGA
- a CDS encoding MaoC family dehydratase: MQFGRTYEEFEVGAVYKHWPGKTVTEYDDHLFCLLTMNHHPLHMDSNYAENTTDFGKNVVVGNYIYSLLLGMSVPDVSGKAIANLEIESLRHVAPTFHGDTIYGETTVLDKTPSKSKNDRGIVYVETKGYKQDGTLVCVFRRKVMVPTETYIKERGGEQPGRPTLKEQGK, translated from the coding sequence ATGCAGTTCGGACGCACGTACGAAGAGTTCGAGGTCGGGGCGGTCTACAAGCACTGGCCCGGAAAGACGGTCACCGAGTACGACGACCATCTCTTCTGTCTGCTGACCATGAATCACCACCCGCTCCACATGGACAGCAATTACGCCGAGAACACGACCGACTTCGGCAAGAACGTGGTCGTGGGCAACTACATCTACTCGCTGCTGCTCGGCATGTCCGTGCCGGACGTCTCCGGGAAGGCCATCGCCAACCTGGAGATCGAGTCCCTGCGGCACGTGGCGCCGACCTTCCACGGCGACACGATCTACGGCGAGACCACGGTCCTCGACAAGACCCCGTCGAAGTCGAAGAACGACCGCGGCATCGTCTACGTCGAGACCAAGGGCTACAAGCAGGACGGCACCCTCGTCTGCGTCTTCCGGCGCAAGGTGATGGTCCCGACCGAGACGTACATCAAGGAGCGCGGCGGCGAGCAGCCCGGCCGCCCCACGCTGAAGGAACAGGGGAAGTAG